One region of Zingiber officinale cultivar Zhangliang chromosome 7B, Zo_v1.1, whole genome shotgun sequence genomic DNA includes:
- the LOC122004264 gene encoding GDP-L-galactose phosphorylase 1-like produces the protein MLTIERAVPTVLSDDQEDSSAPRGCGRNCLGKCCMLVSELPLYAFKNDASPEVSPGADELPSDFFLNTLLLGQWEDRMSRGLFRYDVAACETKVIPGKHGFVALLNEGRHLKKRPTEFRVVDRVLQPFDPAKFNFTKVGQEEVLFRFEAGGKDHKSQFLERSAVADETESPSVVAINVSPIEYGHVLLVPHVLDCLPQRIDPESLSLALHMAAEAGSPYFRVGYNSLGAFATINHLHFQAYFLSTPLPVEKAHARKIPIESRVKFSKLVDYPVRGLVYERGRSTLKELSDTVARSCIWLQENDIPFNVLISDCGRRIFLFPQCYAEKQALGQVSQELLDTQVNPAAWEISGHMVLKRKKDFEQASEDYAWRLLAEVSLSEAMFEEVVKACMHVCGHAMGLAESEEIAAVEKIDLRMISPLH, from the coding sequence ATGCTCACGATCGAGAGAGCCGTCCCCACCGTGCTCTCCGACGACCAGGAAGATTCCAGCGCGCCCCGAGGTTGCGGCCGGAACTGCCTCGGCAAGTGCTGCATGCTCGTGTCCGAGCTCCCTCTGTACGCCTTCAAAAACGACGCGAGTCCAGAAGTTTCTCCCGGCGCGGATGAATTACCATCCGATTTTTTTCTGAACACCCTTTTGCTGGGACAGTGGGAAGATCGGATGAGCCGAGGGCTGTTCCGCTACGACGTGGCCGCCTGCGAGACCAAGGTGATCCCCGGAAAGCACGGTTTCGTGGCGTTGCTAAACGAGGGCCGCCACCTGAAGAAAAGGCCCACCGAGTTCCGGGTCGTCGACCGTGTCCTCCAGCCCTTCGACCCTGCGAAATTCAACTTCACCAAGGTCGGCCAGGAGGAGGTGCTGTTCCGCTTCGAGGCCGGGGGGAAGGATCACAAATCGCAGTTCCTGGAGCGCAGCGCCGTTGCAGACGAAACAGAGAGCCCCAGCGTCGTGGCGATCAACGTGAGCCCCATCGAATACGGCCATGTTTTGCTGGTTCCCCATGTGCTCGACTGCTTGCCTCAGAGGATCGATCCCGAAAGCCTCTCGCTCGCTCTCCACATGGCCGCCGAAGCAGGAAGTCCCTACTTCAGGGTCGGCTACAATAGTCTAGGCGCCTTTGCCACCATTAACCATCTGCACTTCCAGGCTTACTTCCTATCGACGCCATTGCCGGTTGAGAAAGCGCATGCCCGAAAGATTCCAATCGAGAGCAGAGTGAAGTTCTCGAAATTGGTCGACTACCCTGTGAGGGGCCTCGTTTATGAAAGAGGAAGAAGCACCTTGAAGGAATTATCTGATACAGTCGCCCGCTCCTGCATCTGGCTTCAAGAAAACGACATACCATTCAATGTTCTCATCTCTGACTGTGGCAGGAGGATCTTCCTCTTCCCCCAGTGCTATGCCGAGAAACAGGCACTGGGACAAGTCAGCCAGGAGCTATTAGATACTCAGGTAAATCCTGCTGCGTGGGAGATTAGCGGACACATGGTCTTAAAGCGGAAGAAAGATTTTGAACAGGCGTCGGAGGACTACGCATGGAGACTCCTGGCTGAGGTCTCCCTTTCCGAAGCAATGTTCGAAGAAGTCGTCAAAGCTTGCATGCATGTTTGTGGCCATGCCATGGGTTTGGCGGAGTCCGAGGAAATAGCTGCAGTGGAAAAGATTGATCTCCGTATGATCAGTCCTCTCCACTAA
- the LOC122005586 gene encoding serine/threonine-protein kinase tricornered-like, with amino-acid sequence MEMEGEGREKGRESAVGELAAVAEEGEEEMEETVGSSLTMERVAAAKQFIENHYKNQMKNIQERKERRWFLERKLASSQVSKEEQLNLLKDLERKETEYMRLKRHKICVDDFELLTIIGRGAFGEVRLCREKSSCNIYAMKKLKKSEMVSRGQVEHVRAERNLLAEVASHYIVKLYYSFQDDEYLYLIMEYLPGGDMMTLLIREDTLTETVARFYIAQSVLAIESIHKHNYIHRDIKPDNLLLDKNGHMKLSDFGLCKPIDYSKLSTLKEDEPMPDENIRESMDIDGFSDKNNDNIWKSPQEQLQHWQMNRRKLAFSTVGTPDYIAPEVLLKKGYGMECDWWSLGAIMYEMLVGYPPFYSDDPITTCRKIVHWRNQLKFPEDSRLSPEAKDLICRLLCDVEHRFGSGGADQIKAHPWFKDVVWDKLYEMDAAFKPEVNGELDTQNFLKFDELDPTPSRTGSGPLRKKLLNPQDLSFVGYTYKNFDAVKGLIQSHGDGGRKSTGGSGDVDMVCSGNTMAP; translated from the exons ATGGAGATGGAAGGAGAGGGGAGGGAGAAGGGACGGGAGTCGGCGGTGGGGGAGCTGGCGGCGGTGGCGGAGGAAGGGGAGGAGGAGATGGAGGAGACGGTGGGTTCGAGCTTGACGATGGAGCGGGTGGCCGCCGCAAAGCAGTTCATTGAGAATCACTACAAGAATCAGATGAAGAACATacaggagaggaaagaaag GCGTTGGTTCTTGGAGAGAAAATTGGCTTCTTCACAAGTTTCCAAGGAGGAACAACTCAATTTATTGAAGGATCTTGAGAGAAAGGAGACAGAATATATGAGACTTAAAAGGCACAAGATCTGTGTCGATGATTTTGAGCTGTTGACAATAATTGGAAGAGGTGCTTTTGGGGAG GTCAGGCTTTGCCGGGAGAAGTCATCTTGCAATATTTATGCCatgaagaagttgaagaaatcgGAAATGGTTAGCAGGGGCCAG GTGGAACATGTAAGAGCTGAAAGAAACTTGCTTGCTGAAGTTGCTAGCCATTACATTGTAAAACTATACTATTCATTTCAAGATGATGAATACCTTTACCTAATCATGGAATATCTTCCTGGAGGGGACATGATGACCCTACTTATTAGAGAAGATACCCTTACTGAAACTGTTGCTAGGTTTTATATTGCTCAGAGCGTGTTGGCGATTGAATCCATTCATAAACATAATTATATTCACAG GGACATAAAGCCGGACAACCTTCTGTTGGACAAAAATGGTCACATGAAGCTGTCAGACTTTGGCTTGTGTAAGCCAATTGATTATTCAAAGCTTTCAACATTGAAGGAAGACGAACCCATGCCTGATGAAAATATTCGGGAATCAATGGATATAGATGGGTTTTCagataaaaataatgataatataTGGAAAAGCCCTCAAGAACAGCTACAACATTGGCAAATGAACAGAAGGAAGCtg GCATTTTCTACAGTTGGAACACCAGACTATATTGCTCCTGAAGTATTATTGAAAAAAGGATATGGCATGGAGTGTGATTG GTGGTCATTGGGTGCAATAATGTATGAAATGCTTGTCGGTTATCCACCATTCTATTCTGATGATCCAATAACTACTTGCCGAAAG ATTGTGCATTGGCGAAATCAACTCAAATTTCCTGAAGATTCAAGGTTGTCTCCAGAGGCAAAAgatcttatttgtagattgttatgtgatgtTGAGCACAGATTTGGCAGTGGAGGGGCAGATCAAATAAAG GCTCATCCTTGGTTCAAAGATGTCGTTTGGGATAAACTTTATGAAATGGATGCGGCATTTAAGCCTGAAGTTAATGGCGAATTAGATACTCAGAACTTCTTGAAGTTCGATGAA TTGGACCCCACTCCATCAAGAACGGGATCTGGGCCTTTAAGAAAG AAATTGCTAAATCCTCAAGATTTGAGTTTTGTCGGATATACATACAAGAACTTTGATGCTGTCAAAGGGCTGATCCAATCTCATG GTGATGGTGGAAGGAAATCAACTGGAGGAAGTGGTGACGTGGACATGGTTTGTTCAGGCAACACAATGGCCCCTTAA